The Streptomyces sp. NBC_00670 genome window below encodes:
- a CDS encoding NADPH-dependent FMN reductase: MTRIVLVSGSLRRHSLNSALLATARRVLKERGATVRTSALDPRSLPHFDHDLDVDGGPSPVAAARRLVAAADGLLISTPSYNGAPPGVLKNALDWLSRPQTDSVLVGKPVAVISASPGFHGAAEAQEVLREVLDCAGATVLAHPALAVARADELPCRGGELADPALLPPLRSIADALLSAARPAPAEPAGVSPESRTRGPATPAR, from the coding sequence ATGACCCGCATCGTTCTCGTCTCCGGCAGCCTCAGGCGTCACTCTCTGAACAGCGCGTTGCTGGCCACGGCGCGGCGCGTCCTAAAGGAGCGCGGCGCGACGGTCCGCACGTCCGCGCTCGACCCGCGGTCCCTCCCCCACTTCGATCACGACCTCGACGTCGACGGCGGTCCGTCGCCGGTCGCGGCGGCGCGCCGGCTGGTCGCCGCGGCGGACGGTCTGCTGATCAGTACGCCGTCGTACAACGGCGCTCCCCCGGGGGTGCTGAAGAACGCCCTGGACTGGCTGTCCCGACCGCAGACCGACAGCGTGCTCGTCGGCAAGCCGGTGGCCGTCATCAGTGCCTCCCCCGGGTTCCACGGCGCGGCGGAGGCGCAGGAGGTACTGCGGGAGGTGCTCGACTGCGCCGGTGCCACCGTGCTCGCACACCCGGCGCTCGCGGTCGCCCGCGCCGACGAACTGCCATGCCGTGGCGGCGAGTTGGCGGACCCCGCGCTGCTGCCCCCGCTGCGGTCGATCGCCGACGCGCTGCTGTCCGCCGCCCGCCCCGCGCCGGCGGAACCGGCCGGTGTGTCCCCCGAGAGCCGGACCCGAGGCCCCGCCACCCCGGCGCGCTGA
- a CDS encoding helix-turn-helix transcriptional regulator, protein MDREALADFLRRRREALQPADVALPAGVRRRTRGLRREEVASLAVMSTDYYTRLEQRRGPQPSEQTLASLARALRLTNGERDYLYRIAGHNAPASLSASTHVAPALLRVMDRLEDTPALVLSDLLETLVQNRMADALFGDVSGHTGPARSAIHRWFTDPAERLLYPEADRDRQSRAQVACLRAAYGLRGPRSRAGELVRALRGTSTEFAELWERHEVAPRFEDHKTLLHPELGALELDCQALFTEDQSQTLLVLTAPPHTESHEKLQLLGVLGLNRFAGADGTN, encoded by the coding sequence ATGGACCGTGAAGCACTGGCCGACTTCCTGCGCCGCCGCCGCGAGGCGCTCCAGCCGGCGGACGTCGCGCTTCCCGCGGGCGTACGCCGCCGGACCCGGGGGCTGCGGCGCGAGGAGGTCGCGTCGCTCGCCGTGATGTCGACCGACTACTACACCCGGCTGGAGCAGCGGCGCGGCCCGCAGCCCAGCGAGCAGACGCTCGCCTCCCTCGCCAGGGCCCTGCGGCTGACGAACGGCGAGCGCGACTACCTGTACCGGATCGCCGGGCACAACGCCCCCGCGTCCCTGTCGGCCTCCACGCATGTCGCCCCCGCGCTGCTGCGGGTCATGGACCGCCTGGAGGACACCCCGGCGCTCGTCCTGTCCGACCTGTTGGAGACGCTCGTGCAGAACAGGATGGCCGACGCCCTGTTCGGTGACGTGTCCGGCCACACCGGACCGGCCCGCAGCGCGATCCACCGCTGGTTCACCGACCCCGCCGAGCGGCTGCTCTACCCCGAGGCCGACCGGGACCGGCAGAGCCGCGCCCAGGTCGCCTGCCTGCGCGCCGCCTACGGGCTGCGCGGCCCCAGGTCCCGGGCCGGCGAACTCGTGCGCGCCCTGCGCGGGACGAGCACGGAGTTCGCCGAGCTGTGGGAGCGGCACGAGGTCGCCCCGCGCTTCGAGGATCACAAGACGCTCCTCCACCCCGAACTCGGCGCCCTCGAACTGGACTGCCAGGCCCTGTTCACCGAGGACCAGTCGCAGACCCTCCTCGTCCTCACCGCCCCGCCCCACACGGAGAGCCACGAGAAGCTGCAACTGCTCGGCGTACTGGGCCTGAACCGGTTCGCCGGGGCGGACGGCACGAACTGA
- a CDS encoding SDR family oxidoreductase yields MNITGNTVFIPGATSGIGLALALRLRTRGNTVIVGGRRTDLLERIAAEHPGIDTVRIDTTDPESITAAAGQVLARHPGLNVLVTMAGIMRVEDWRAPETFLATAEATVTTNVLGPIRLIAAFVEHLRTRPDATIMTVSSGLAFAPLRITPSYNASKAAIHMLSESLRLQLDGTTVKVVELVPPSVRTALLPGQEDNALAMPLDAYVTETVTLLETQPDAEEILVEQVKFLRHGESRGDYDQVVRALNAADPHGK; encoded by the coding sequence ATGAACATCACCGGAAACACCGTCTTCATCCCCGGCGCCACCAGCGGCATCGGGCTCGCCCTCGCCCTCCGGCTGCGGACCAGGGGCAACACCGTCATCGTCGGCGGCCGGCGCACCGACCTGCTGGAGAGGATCGCGGCGGAGCACCCCGGCATCGACACCGTGCGGATCGACACCACCGACCCCGAGAGCATCACCGCCGCCGCCGGGCAGGTGCTCGCGCGCCACCCCGGCCTCAACGTCCTCGTCACCATGGCCGGCATCATGCGCGTCGAGGACTGGCGCGCCCCCGAGACGTTCCTCGCCACCGCGGAGGCCACGGTGACGACGAACGTGCTCGGCCCGATCCGGCTGATCGCCGCCTTCGTCGAGCATCTGCGGACCCGGCCGGACGCCACGATCATGACCGTCTCCTCCGGCCTCGCGTTCGCCCCGCTCCGCATCACACCGAGCTACAACGCGTCCAAGGCCGCGATCCACATGCTCAGCGAGTCCCTGCGGCTGCAGCTCGACGGCACCACCGTGAAGGTCGTCGAACTCGTACCGCCGTCCGTCCGCACCGCACTCCTGCCCGGCCAGGAGGACAACGCCCTCGCCATGCCGCTCGACGCGTACGTCACCGAGACCGTCACCCTGCTGGAGACGCAGCCGGACGCCGAGGAGATCCTGGTGGAACAGGTGAAGTTCCTCCGCCACGGCGAGTCCCGCGGCGACTACGACCAGGTCGTCCGGGCACTCAACGCCGCCGACCCGCACGGGAAGTAG
- a CDS encoding NAD(P)H-dependent oxidoreductase: protein MNILWVMAHPDSRSLTAFLAAEGRRALLDAGHEVEVSDLYAMGWNPVVDTADYAHDPAERFLVAAAAKRAHGAGTLSADIRAEQDKLDRADALVVQFPLWWFQMPAILKGWFDRVFVQGYAYGLQAPDGRPLGYGDGFLSGKPALVVAGAGGPARFYGGRGIHGSLDELLFPLLHGTLFHSGATVLPPLLVPGADRYTPEDAESAAKELRERLRTLWTTAPLPYRPQDGGDYDDDRVLRPDVLPGRTGLGVHLARRP, encoded by the coding sequence ATGAACATTCTCTGGGTCATGGCCCACCCCGATTCCCGTTCCCTCACCGCCTTCCTCGCCGCCGAGGGCCGGCGCGCGCTCCTGGACGCCGGCCACGAGGTCGAGGTCTCGGACCTCTACGCGATGGGCTGGAACCCGGTGGTCGACACCGCGGACTACGCCCACGATCCCGCCGAACGGTTCCTGGTCGCGGCCGCCGCGAAGCGCGCCCACGGCGCCGGCACGCTGAGCGCCGACATCCGGGCCGAGCAGGACAAGCTCGACCGGGCGGACGCGCTCGTCGTCCAGTTCCCGCTGTGGTGGTTCCAGATGCCCGCGATCCTCAAGGGCTGGTTCGACCGGGTCTTCGTCCAGGGTTACGCCTATGGTCTGCAGGCACCGGACGGACGGCCGCTCGGTTACGGGGACGGTTTCCTCTCCGGCAAGCCGGCGCTGGTCGTCGCCGGCGCGGGCGGACCCGCCCGGTTCTACGGCGGACGGGGCATCCACGGAAGCCTCGACGAACTGCTGTTCCCGCTGCTGCACGGCACGCTCTTCCACTCCGGCGCGACGGTGCTTCCGCCGCTGCTGGTCCCGGGCGCCGACCGGTACACGCCCGAGGACGCGGAGAGCGCCGCCAAGGAGCTGCGCGAGCGGCTGCGCACCCTGTGGACGACCGCGCCCCTCCCGTACCGCCCGCAGGACGGCGGGGACTACGACGACGACCGTGTCCTGCGGCCGGACGTCCTGCCCGGGCGGACCGGACTCGGCGTGCACCTCGCCCGGCGCCCGTAG
- a CDS encoding GlxA family transcriptional regulator: MDNMCEDRAMTVFAGDGRHRVAVLVRDRMLPFELGIVHRLFGQARSAAGEPLYEVVTCALVAGEIRTDTDFTVTVAHGPEALAEADTVFVPGAESDRAPGAGPLEPALAAALARVRPGARVASICTGSFVLARAGLLAGRRATTHWRSSARFRERFPDVAFDPGVLYTDDDGVLTSAGAAAGIDLCLHMIRSDHGADVAGEVARGTVVPPHREGGQAQYITRPLPEPAVSSTARARAWALANLHRPLTLRELAAQESTSTRTFTRRFREEIGTSPGRWLTRQRVERACTLLERTDLPVEEIATDAGFGTAGSMRLHLQAELGVSPTAYRATFRGRG; encoded by the coding sequence ATGGACAACATGTGCGAAGATCGGGCCATGACCGTCTTCGCAGGCGACGGCCGCCACCGGGTGGCCGTCCTGGTCCGCGACCGGATGCTGCCGTTCGAACTCGGCATTGTCCACCGGCTGTTCGGCCAGGCCCGCTCCGCGGCCGGGGAGCCGCTCTACGAGGTGGTGACCTGCGCGCTCGTGGCCGGTGAGATCCGCACGGACACCGACTTCACCGTCACCGTCGCGCACGGTCCCGAGGCGCTCGCCGAGGCCGACACCGTGTTCGTCCCCGGGGCGGAGAGCGACCGCGCGCCCGGCGCCGGCCCGCTCGAACCGGCGCTGGCCGCCGCGCTGGCCCGGGTGCGGCCCGGCGCCCGGGTCGCGTCGATCTGCACGGGCTCGTTCGTCCTGGCCCGGGCCGGACTGCTCGCCGGGCGGCGGGCGACCACCCACTGGCGCTCGTCCGCACGCTTCAGGGAGCGCTTCCCGGACGTGGCCTTCGACCCCGGCGTCCTCTACACGGACGACGACGGCGTCCTGACCTCGGCGGGCGCGGCCGCGGGCATCGACCTGTGCCTGCACATGATCCGCTCCGACCACGGCGCCGACGTCGCGGGCGAGGTGGCCCGCGGCACCGTCGTCCCGCCGCACCGCGAGGGCGGCCAGGCGCAGTACATCACCCGGCCGCTGCCCGAACCGGCGGTCTCCTCCACCGCCCGGGCCCGCGCCTGGGCGCTCGCCAACCTCCACCGGCCGCTCACCCTGCGGGAGCTGGCGGCCCAGGAGTCCACCAGCACGCGCACGTTCACCCGGCGCTTCCGTGAGGAGATCGGCACCTCGCCGGGCCGCTGGCTGACCCGGCAGCGCGTGGAACGCGCCTGCACGCTGCTGGAGCGCACCGACCTCCCCGTCGAGGAGATCGCCACCGACGCCGGCTTCGGTACCGCCGGCTCGATGCGCCTGCACCTCCAGGCCGAACTGGGCGTCTCCCCGACGGCGTACCGCGCCACGTTCCGCGGCAGGGGCTGA
- a CDS encoding SigE family RNA polymerase sigma factor, with the protein MTGAMGNSGSARDFEAFVAACGPRLLRMAWLLTADPHLAEDLLQTALAKVWPKWPRIADEHPEAYVRKTLVTTHASWWQRRWKGEVPHGELPDRASSGDPFAAVDLEQSLADAVRHLPRRQRAVLVLRYLEDLSVEETAGILGCRPGTVKSQSVKALRTLRTVLGDRPLDGTAPPPGYDGSLSACTAGGGQSRA; encoded by the coding sequence ATGACCGGCGCGATGGGCAACAGCGGCAGCGCGCGGGACTTCGAGGCGTTCGTCGCGGCCTGCGGACCCCGCCTGCTGCGCATGGCGTGGCTGCTGACGGCGGACCCGCACCTCGCGGAGGACCTGCTGCAGACCGCACTGGCGAAGGTGTGGCCCAAGTGGCCACGGATCGCCGACGAGCACCCGGAGGCGTACGTCCGCAAGACGCTCGTCACGACGCACGCCTCGTGGTGGCAGCGCCGCTGGAAGGGCGAGGTGCCCCACGGCGAACTGCCCGACCGGGCCTCGTCCGGCGACCCCTTCGCCGCCGTGGACCTGGAACAGTCGCTGGCCGACGCGGTCCGGCACCTGCCCCGGCGGCAGCGTGCCGTGCTGGTGCTGCGCTATCTGGAGGACCTCTCGGTCGAGGAGACCGCGGGCATTCTGGGCTGCCGGCCCGGCACCGTCAAGAGCCAGAGCGTCAAGGCACTGCGCACCCTGCGCACCGTGCTCGGCGACCGGCCCCTGGACGGCACGGCACCCCCGCCCGGCTACGACGGTTCACTGTCGGCCTGTACGGCGGGCGGAGGGCAGTCGCGTGCCTGA
- a CDS encoding SGNH/GDSL hydrolase family protein, whose product MKRSAPLLGGVAAALLAAGFAVCQAPGVQGAESGTSATARSVAAARTGGHWVDTWASMPQLTEPGNMPPAPFTRADRVLDDATLRQTVHVTVGGQRLRLRFSNAFGGTDLPITGVTVARPADGKAGVDEIVPGSTHRVRFGGRPGFDVPQGAQAVSDPLDLDVRPGTNLTVTVHLAHGQASTSITSHPGSRTTSYLLAGDHLTDGDLPGATTADHWYFLSGLEVWAKRSTSATVVLGDSLSDGRGSTTNGNDRWPDQLQDRLRARSVAKGTGGIAVINQAAGGNRVLRDGLGPNALARLDRDVLAQSGVDRLLVFEGVNDIGTAGATPAAAEQVTNDLIGAYGQIVTRAHAQGLRVYGATLTPFGGNSYDDPDGVREKARQAVNRWIRTGGRFDAVVDFDRAVRDPHDQRRLRPAYDTGDHLHLNPAGYRALAEAVPVALFR is encoded by the coding sequence ATGAAGCGATCAGCGCCGCTCCTCGGCGGCGTCGCGGCCGCCCTCCTCGCGGCGGGCTTCGCCGTCTGCCAGGCGCCCGGCGTGCAGGGCGCCGAGAGCGGCACCTCCGCGACCGCGCGCTCCGTGGCCGCGGCGAGAACCGGCGGCCACTGGGTCGACACCTGGGCGTCCATGCCCCAGTTGACCGAGCCCGGCAACATGCCGCCCGCACCGTTCACCCGGGCCGACCGCGTGCTCGACGACGCCACTCTGCGCCAGACCGTGCACGTCACGGTGGGCGGACAGCGGCTGCGGCTGCGCTTCTCCAACGCCTTCGGCGGCACCGACCTGCCGATCACCGGCGTCACCGTGGCCCGCCCCGCCGACGGGAAGGCGGGCGTCGACGAGATCGTGCCGGGGAGCACCCACCGGGTGAGGTTCGGCGGCCGGCCCGGCTTCGACGTCCCGCAGGGCGCCCAGGCGGTCAGCGACCCGCTCGACCTCGACGTCCGCCCCGGCACCAACCTCACCGTGACCGTCCACCTCGCCCACGGCCAGGCCTCCACGTCGATCACCTCCCACCCCGGCTCCCGCACGACGTCGTACCTGCTCGCCGGCGACCACCTCACCGACGGCGACCTGCCCGGCGCCACCACCGCCGACCACTGGTACTTCCTCAGCGGCCTCGAGGTGTGGGCGAAGCGGTCCACCTCCGCCACCGTCGTCCTCGGCGACTCGCTCAGCGACGGCCGCGGCTCCACGACCAACGGCAACGACCGCTGGCCCGACCAGTTGCAGGACCGGCTGCGCGCCCGCTCCGTAGCGAAGGGCACGGGCGGCATCGCCGTCATCAATCAGGCCGCGGGCGGCAACCGCGTCCTGCGCGACGGACTCGGCCCGAACGCGCTGGCCCGGCTGGACCGCGACGTCCTCGCGCAGAGCGGCGTGGACCGCCTGCTCGTCTTCGAGGGCGTCAACGACATCGGCACCGCCGGGGCGACGCCCGCGGCCGCCGAGCAGGTCACGAACGACCTCATCGGCGCCTACGGGCAGATCGTCACCCGCGCCCACGCCCAGGGCCTCCGTGTCTACGGCGCCACGCTCACCCCGTTCGGCGGCAACAGCTACGACGACCCGGACGGCGTCCGCGAGAAGGCGCGGCAGGCGGTCAACCGGTGGATCCGCACCGGCGGCCGGTTCGACGCCGTCGTCGACTTCGACCGCGCGGTCCGCGATCCGCACGACCAGCGCCGGCTGCGGCCGGCGTACGACACCGGCGACCACCTCCACCTCAACCCGGCCGGCTACCGCGCCCTGGCCGAGGCCGTCCCCGTCGCACTCTTCCGCTAG
- a CDS encoding cellulose-binding domain-containing protein, which yields MTAVLARLLRRPWAVLMAALALAVPLLAAVPASGDGTAAGCRVDYTVDQWAGGYTAQVRVTNLGAALSGWRLTWTYGGDQRVTSAWNATVTQSGRSVTAVDAGWNGSLGSGGTADFGLQGTWSSADPTPDDFALNGVSCGDGDTAPPTTEPPTTEPPTTEPPITEPPTTEPPTTEPPASCGDGAVVCADFEDQDGQGPSGHWKFTAPDCQGSGTVAVDSQVAHGGAKSLRVDGRAGYCNHAFAAADADLSTAGPVLYFRMWVRHTTALPASHVAFVSLPDASQNGRALRVGGQNGALQWNRESDDATLPAQSPAGVALSRPLPTGSWQCLRFAVDTTAPELDTWLGDELVPGLHADGVPTQDVDQQWLSRTTPPKPTALRLGWESYASGDDTLWFDDVAVGSAPLDC from the coding sequence ATGACCGCCGTTCTCGCACGCCTGCTCCGCAGACCCTGGGCGGTGCTCATGGCCGCCCTCGCGCTCGCCGTACCGCTCCTCGCGGCGGTCCCCGCGAGCGGCGACGGCACGGCGGCCGGATGCCGGGTCGACTACACCGTCGACCAGTGGGCCGGCGGCTACACCGCGCAGGTCCGCGTCACCAACCTCGGGGCCGCGCTGAGCGGTTGGCGGCTGACCTGGACGTACGGCGGCGACCAGCGGGTCACCTCGGCCTGGAACGCGACCGTCACCCAGAGCGGCCGCTCGGTGACCGCGGTCGACGCCGGCTGGAACGGCTCCCTCGGCAGCGGCGGCACCGCCGACTTCGGCCTCCAGGGCACCTGGAGCTCCGCCGACCCCACGCCGGACGACTTCGCGCTCAACGGTGTGTCCTGCGGCGACGGCGACACGGCCCCGCCCACCACCGAACCGCCCACCACCGAGCCACCCACCACCGAACCGCCCATCACCGAACCGCCCACGACCGAACCGCCCACCACCGAGCCTCCCGCGTCCTGCGGCGACGGCGCCGTGGTCTGCGCCGACTTCGAGGACCAGGACGGCCAAGGCCCCTCCGGCCACTGGAAGTTCACCGCCCCCGACTGCCAGGGCTCGGGAACCGTGGCGGTCGACAGCCAGGTCGCGCACGGCGGCGCCAAGTCGCTGCGGGTGGACGGCCGGGCCGGCTACTGCAACCACGCGTTCGCCGCCGCCGACGCGGACCTCTCCACGGCGGGCCCGGTGCTGTACTTCCGGATGTGGGTACGGCACACCACCGCACTGCCCGCCTCGCACGTCGCCTTCGTGTCGCTGCCGGACGCCTCGCAGAACGGCCGGGCGCTGCGCGTCGGCGGTCAGAACGGGGCCCTCCAGTGGAACCGGGAGAGCGACGACGCCACCCTGCCCGCCCAGAGCCCGGCCGGCGTGGCGCTCAGCAGACCGCTGCCGACCGGGAGTTGGCAGTGCCTGCGGTTCGCCGTGGACACCACCGCGCCGGAGCTCGACACCTGGCTCGGCGACGAGCTGGTACCGGGGCTGCACGCCGACGGCGTACCGACGCAGGACGTCGACCAGCAGTGGCTCTCCCGGACCACACCGCCCAAGCCGACGGCCCTGCGCCTGGGGTGGGAGAGTTACGCGTCGGGCGACGACACCCTCTGGTTCGACGACGTCGCCGTCGGCTCCGCGCCCCTCGACTGCTGA
- a CDS encoding nucleotidyltransferase domain-containing protein, whose amino-acid sequence MDDPILTARALVRDRCPDARAAFLAGSVLTERRTPMSDLDIVVVMDGPPAPGRETLVHRGWPVELFLQTEAVWRDFADKETAKRSSPLLSMCAEGMLLVDADGLGASLQEEARRRWAAGPPPLSERERDYLRYVVTDLLDDLRGCADPAERVYLVAQLLQRASELVLLAGGHWLGGGKWLSRRLAAADPALHRALHEAAAEAVGGDIEGFDAAVTRALDTAGGPLWEGYVVR is encoded by the coding sequence ATGGACGATCCCATCCTCACCGCCCGCGCCCTCGTGCGGGACCGTTGCCCCGACGCCCGGGCGGCCTTCCTCGCCGGCAGCGTGCTGACCGAGCGCCGGACGCCCATGTCCGATCTGGACATCGTGGTCGTCATGGACGGGCCGCCCGCCCCGGGCCGGGAGACGCTGGTGCACCGCGGCTGGCCGGTGGAGCTGTTCCTGCAGACCGAGGCCGTCTGGCGCGACTTCGCCGACAAGGAGACCGCCAAGCGGAGTTCGCCGCTGCTCTCGATGTGTGCCGAGGGCATGCTCCTGGTGGACGCGGACGGGCTGGGCGCCTCGCTCCAGGAGGAGGCGCGCAGACGCTGGGCCGCGGGCCCGCCGCCGCTCTCGGAGCGTGAGCGCGACTACCTGCGGTACGTCGTGACCGACCTGCTCGACGACCTGCGCGGCTGCGCGGACCCCGCGGAGCGGGTCTACCTGGTCGCGCAGCTGCTCCAGCGCGCCTCGGAGCTGGTCCTCCTGGCCGGCGGCCACTGGCTCGGCGGCGGCAAGTGGCTGTCACGTCGGCTGGCCGCCGCCGACCCCGCACTGCACCGGGCGCTGCACGAGGCCGCCGCGGAGGCGGTCGGCGGCGACATCGAGGGCTTCGACGCCGCCGTGACCCGGGCACTGGACACCGCCGGCGGCCCCCTGTGGGAGGGCTACGTCGTGAGGTGA
- a CDS encoding LysR family transcriptional regulator, which produces MPDLELRHLNHLIAVAETGSITRAAQRLMMTQPALSRSIRTLERTVGVPLFVRRSRATELTAAGAALLTEAYALVDRSRAALDRVRGMRTAAETLTVTAPLCDMVAVTAASRSFEADRPGVRVNVVPREWLSPVEELRAGGADVSFLRDRHDREGLTVDRLACEARMVLLRADHSLAARERLTLSDLRDEPVTHWAGMSPQEADHWTGADVDRRPRRHGPLVRNATDVLAAVVLGRAIAFVHGSTLPDAGLPGLGVRPVEGLSGSVLEIGVPSHGAHPIAEEFVDHARNRWAAAGS; this is translated from the coding sequence GTGCCCGACCTCGAGCTGCGACACCTCAACCACCTCATCGCCGTCGCGGAGACCGGCAGCATCACACGGGCCGCACAGCGGCTCATGATGACCCAGCCCGCGCTGTCGCGGTCGATCAGGACGCTGGAGCGCACGGTCGGCGTCCCCCTCTTCGTGCGCCGCTCCCGCGCCACCGAACTCACGGCCGCGGGAGCGGCGTTGCTCACCGAGGCGTATGCGCTGGTGGACCGCTCCCGGGCGGCTCTCGACCGTGTACGCGGCATGCGGACCGCGGCGGAGACCCTCACCGTGACCGCCCCGCTGTGCGACATGGTGGCCGTGACGGCGGCGAGCCGGTCCTTCGAGGCGGACCGCCCGGGCGTACGGGTGAACGTCGTCCCGCGTGAATGGCTGTCGCCGGTGGAGGAGTTGCGGGCGGGCGGCGCGGACGTCTCGTTCCTGCGGGACCGGCACGACCGGGAGGGGCTGACGGTCGACCGGCTCGCGTGCGAAGCGCGCATGGTCCTGCTGCGCGCGGACCATTCCCTGGCGGCCCGGGAGAGGCTGACCCTGTCCGACCTGCGGGACGAGCCGGTCACCCACTGGGCGGGCATGTCCCCGCAGGAGGCGGACCACTGGACGGGCGCGGACGTCGACCGGCGCCCCCGCCGGCACGGTCCCCTGGTACGGAACGCCACCGACGTGCTCGCCGCCGTCGTGCTGGGCCGGGCGATCGCCTTCGTCCACGGCTCGACTCTGCCGGACGCCGGTCTCCCCGGACTCGGCGTCCGGCCGGTCGAGGGCCTCTCCGGGAGCGTCCTGGAGATCGGGGTGCCGTCGCACGGCGCACACCCGATCGCCGAGGAGTTCGTCGACCATGCGCGCAACCGATGGGCAGCGGCGGGCAGTTGA
- a CDS encoding GNAT family N-acetyltransferase produces MPRGRVIRLTGGPVRRDDDWSAVMFTLSQEPWDCADGDRLRAAMERELAARYGIPDQETDKPTAENVDVFLVARDAAGDATGCGALRLLPDGSGEIKRMYVSPDARGTGVATDILRALEDHARRRGITTVQLSTGVKQPDAIRFYDREGYRRTDGYGPYKGHPMAVCFARRLG; encoded by the coding sequence GTGCCGCGCGGACGCGTCATCCGCCTGACCGGCGGGCCCGTACGACGTGACGACGACTGGAGTGCCGTGATGTTCACCCTCTCGCAGGAGCCCTGGGACTGTGCCGACGGCGACCGCCTCCGCGCGGCCATGGAGCGGGAGTTGGCCGCCCGCTACGGCATCCCGGACCAGGAGACCGACAAACCGACCGCGGAGAACGTCGACGTGTTCCTGGTCGCCCGGGACGCCGCCGGCGACGCGACCGGCTGCGGCGCCCTGCGCCTGCTGCCCGACGGCAGCGGCGAGATCAAGCGGATGTACGTGTCCCCGGACGCCCGCGGCACGGGCGTGGCCACGGACATCCTGCGCGCACTCGAGGATCACGCACGCCGACGGGGAATCACCACCGTGCAGCTCTCGACGGGGGTGAAGCAGCCCGACGCGATCCGCTTCTACGACCGCGAGGGCTACCGGCGCACCGACGGCTACGGCCCCTACAAGGGCCACCCCATGGCGGTCTGCTTCGCCCGCCGACTGGGCTGA
- a CDS encoding DUF6924 domain-containing protein encodes MRPPLPLPSDDDADRVHGVLLLNTGDDKDVWEDVLSRLGELPGMQGPGYETTPETAPGTVPATVPATVPATAPDSGPRTAAARRLVVAHDPAWRGATAEEVAAALDRPGVWRPDLVVLTDERTGWNPETRPLLALRGGDAFWITPRQVAMTYLVLNRSCLSFTLDHFAERAPADVEYELEEGEELEEEDLYEPVGVALERLSAPPRYTRPPRALPVLEQDVDLLVRTDFTDDAAWSALVAQVRHPKGADVIDDYGDYLRFVDDPAFAGATPEQVMAQIRPREDEAGPVSDVVLIADAVTLSAPGNRLLAVPLADDIGLTFPVDPEQAGTMMVNLAISNQGIEDWRKDDVLA; translated from the coding sequence ATGCGACCCCCACTGCCCCTGCCCTCCGACGACGACGCGGACCGCGTGCACGGAGTGCTGCTGCTCAACACCGGTGACGACAAGGACGTCTGGGAGGACGTCCTGTCGCGGCTGGGCGAACTGCCCGGCATGCAGGGTCCCGGGTATGAGACCACTCCCGAGACCGCCCCGGGGACCGTCCCCGCGACCGTCCCCGCGACCGTCCCCGCGACCGCCCCCGATTCCGGGCCGCGGACGGCGGCCGCCCGGCGGCTGGTCGTGGCGCACGACCCCGCATGGCGCGGCGCCACCGCCGAGGAGGTCGCCGCCGCGCTGGACCGGCCCGGCGTCTGGAGACCGGACCTGGTCGTGCTCACCGATGAGCGGACCGGGTGGAACCCGGAGACGCGCCCGCTGCTGGCCCTCCGGGGCGGGGACGCGTTCTGGATCACTCCCCGGCAGGTGGCCATGACGTACCTGGTGCTGAACCGCTCCTGCCTCTCGTTCACCCTCGACCACTTCGCCGAGCGGGCCCCCGCCGACGTGGAGTACGAGCTCGAGGAGGGCGAGGAGCTGGAGGAGGAGGACCTCTACGAGCCCGTGGGCGTCGCGCTGGAGCGGCTGAGCGCACCGCCCCGTTACACCAGGCCGCCCCGCGCACTGCCCGTGCTCGAACAGGACGTCGATCTGCTGGTGCGCACCGACTTCACCGACGACGCGGCCTGGTCCGCCCTGGTCGCGCAGGTGCGCCACCCGAAGGGTGCGGACGTGATCGACGACTACGGCGACTACCTCCGCTTCGTGGACGACCCGGCCTTCGCTGGCGCCACCCCGGAGCAGGTGATGGCGCAGATCCGCCCGCGCGAGGACGAGGCCGGGCCCGTCTCCGACGTCGTCCTGATCGCCGACGCGGTCACGCTGAGCGCACCCGGGAACCGTCTGCTCGCGGTCCCCCTCGCGGACGACATCGGCCTCACCTTCCCCGTGGACCCGGAACAGGCCGGGACGATGATGGTCAACCTGGCGATAAGCAACCAAGGCATCGAGGACTGGCGGAAGGACGACGTACTGGCGTGA